The Solanum pennellii chromosome 11, SPENNV200 genome contains a region encoding:
- the LOC107004929 gene encoding putative axial regulator YABBY 2, whose amino-acid sequence MSFDMTFSSSPSSERVCYLQCNFCNTILAVSVPCSNMLTLVTVRCGHCANMLSVNIGSLIQALPLQDVQKLQRQQYTNVENNSSNYKAYGSSSSSSSKFNRYSSIVSPENEPRIPPIRPLEKRQRVPSAYNRFIKEEIQRIKASNPDISHREAFSTAAKNWAHFPHIHFGLKLEGNK is encoded by the exons atgtcaTTCGATatgactttttcttcttcaccttcCTCAGAACGCGTTTGTTACTTGCAATGTAATTTTTGCAACACCATTCTTGCG GTTAGTGTTCCATGCAGCAACATGTTAACCTTAGTGACAGTAAGATGTGGGCATTGTGCAAATATGCTTTCTGTTAATATTGGATCTTTAATTCAAGCTCTACCCCTTCAAGATGTACAA AAGCTGCAAAGGCAACAGTACACAAATGTTGAAAATAATTCTAGTAATTATAAAGCTTATggttcatcatcatcatcctcttcAAAGTTCAACAGATATTCTTCCATTGTTTCTCCTGAAAATGAACCTAGAATCCCTCCGATTCGTC CACTAGAAAAAAGACAACGTGTTCCTTCTGCGTACAACCGATTCATCAA GGAAGAGATTCAAAGGATAAAGGCCAGCAATCCTGATATTAGCCATCGTGAAGCTTTTAGCACTGCTGCCAAAAAT TGGGCACATTTTCCACATATTCACTTTGGACTCAAGCTGGAGGGCAACAAATAG